The DNA sequence ATTATGCTTGCAATTTACAGCTATTCCTCTTCTTGTGGGCTCTATTGCACTTTCCCTTTCTACTAACGTCTACGTTATGCTTGGGGCGAGGTATGTTCTCAAGTGTACTATCATAACAAAGATCTTTGTTCTTATCACCCTTTTGTACGCGGTGATGAACTCTTTACTTGCACCTCAATCGAACGTCAGCAACTTAAACCATATCATACACGAGTGGTAATTCTGCTATCGTGAAACATCATATTATGTGGTTACGTACAATTATAATACCAAATGAATGGCTTTAACCTATTTAAGTTTTCCACACTAGACTGCTGCAAGGATTCGGCAGCGGGAGTTCTTCTGCGGCAGGAACTCTTTATGTGGTGGAAGTGGCTGACACATCGGTTCGAGGCGCCATGACAACAGTGTGCACTTTGGCCATAGTGTTGGGAGGTCTCTTTGTCGTAGGCGTCGGCTGTGTGCTACATTGGTACCACTTAGCCCTGGTGTGTGCCATTCCTCCAATTATTCTATTGATTGGAACTTTCTTCTTACCCAAGTCTCCCGCCATCTTGTTGGTACGTGGGAAGAGACTTGAAGCAGTAAGAACTTTGAGAAGACTGCGGGGTCCTTATGCAAATCTGCAATCAGAAATACAGATGCTAGAAATGAAGAATTCCTCCCAAACGACTGACTGGAAAAAGATTCTAAACCGGCGCACGGCCAAGCGATTGGCTGTAGTAGTGATGTTATTCGCTTTCCAGCACTTCTGTGGTAACTATGTGTTTATTGTTCACACTGCCCGGATCTTGGAGAAGGTGGGAGCTCCCTGGGACCCAGACATGGGCACCGTTCTCGTGACAGCTGTGAGACTTGCAGGAACGATGGTGTCCATTTTCTTAGTGGATCGAATGGGCCGCCGATCTTGCCTGGTTGCCTCACATGCGATCGCGTCTGCCTCCTTGGTCATGCTCGGGACCTATGTCTACCTGGCAGAGGGGGCACCAGACGAGAACACCTCGTTTTCAAGGTAAGTTTTGCTATATCACCAGGAAAGATTTTTTATTTGCAACATGGATTAGGTGAAATGTCTTCGTTAAGTACCTAtacgaaaaaaagcaaaaatattaGATAAATACTAAATGTTGGAGATAAGAGATCAGTGGCTGGGTACCTTTTTGATCACGAAAAAATATACGGTATAGTTTAGTCTTTGACTTTTGTGTTCTGCTTCCGAGAGGAGGTGATTACTGACAGCGTATTATGATGGGTCCTAAATGaagtgtgaatatgtgtgtgtgtgtgtgtgtgggggggggggggggggtattcacCACGATTGGATTCCGTGCTCAACACGTGAGTGCTTGCCAGCATCCTCTCGGGGAGAGTTTTGGAGTTCGAAAACCTATCtatgggtactgctgggaccttcacacactaTATCCCCAatcccccttgcttaaggggGAAGGTAGTCACTCTGAGCTCAGGCTCAGGCTTTAGGCTCGAACCTCAGCCTGGCAGGCCTGAGCTTGACAGAGAAGAGCCTTAGTACACCGTACAGCGAGTTTGTAGCTTAAGTAAACAATAGAAATCCACGAAGGAGATTCAGATACCATGAACTTTAAAAAGATTTTGTATGTATAGTGACGTTTTACTGATCTACCCTATTCCTTCGCGCAGCCTTGGGTGGGTGCCGCTTCTCTGTGTGGTGACGGCGGTGTTCGGAATCTTCTTAGGAGCCCATCCTGTACCCTACTGCCTCGCTGCCGAGTACTTCCCCACAAGTATTCGTAGTCAGGTAGGTGTTACTTTTCAGAAAAATTCGGACTTCATTCATGATCGAAATACTTTCATATTTTGTAATTGTGGTGTAAATTAATTACGTCAATCTATTACTgcattctttcctcatttcctctatcttttctagACCTTTTCGATCTGCTACTCCGCTGCGATGCTGTTCTCCTTCCTGGTGCTGCAAGTGTACAGTCCAATGCAGGACGCGCTCACCCACCCCGGCCTCTACTGGTTTTACAGCGCCTCCAGCTGCCTAGCCGTGGCTTTCACGCTCATCTTTGTTGAGGAAACCAAAGGCAAAAATATTGgctaataaaaggaggaaggataacaTTAAACAACGACGAATGTGAGCACCACCACCCTTGCACCAAGAAGATTATCAGCAACGCGTGTAATGATGTTGTGTGGAACCTTCCCAAAGAATCACtcatttttttagaatttcaaaaTACTTATTtgacaaatgatttagccctgccaatgtgctttctaAAATGGTGCATAacgtttccctactcccagtagtttcgtcgctagagcttcaaacgtaaaccctgtcgagagcgattttgacgaactccaggcattttgccgtttttgtctagtgtggccttgctattgcgtCTAGacggctgtaatttggcatgtagcccctcttggtaaTGTAGTTTGACCAAATCGGTggatgttttgatagctcgattctagGTTCGTTGTCGAGCCGTCACAATATAACCTGCTTTTCGGCctttttgccgcgatttggacgtcttagttttttgcttataacctttttatttattgaatatttttcaatttttctattttaattattaatctgtattaaaagagctttcatttgccaccaagcacgccttcctatcTTCAGTAGATTTCGCTCGAGCTCGACCGGAAGTCGCGatgaacattcgccgaatctgactcatttcaaaCGCCGctacgaaaaaccttcctgacgttacaaaaaataatatatttgcaTAAAACTTCATATATGAACATTTTAATATGTTGACTgtcttgtattaaaaccattttaagatatctatataaaaaaaagttactatttttatataatcatttcactatataaatcaacctatattaagtgCCTTATTATATATACTCCGTCGATTGATATCAAtaacttttctgtagccccagaaataagggagttatggcgattcgcaccaaagcggttgatttttcaaaattcgcggcttaatgagaagggcgccgcaaaatcaagagaaagacgtccattacttgagatgtttcTGATTATTTTAATtaatctccattattttattatattatatgtttttttatactaTATGTTATTATGTCAATATGTATGAAGTACGGAATTGTCGTCGATAGTTATCCCATTCATTATTTTGTTTCACTCCTCTTTATCCCGAGACGCAATAGAGTGGCTTATTCCGATTACAAGGCTgtaaataatattatatataactAAGGTTTCATCTTTATCAAGCCAAAGGCATACTTGGGGTCGTGTTTGCTACAGCTTCCCCTTCCCAGTATTCTGCAACCTCTCACTGTGTCTGCAGCGCCGTTCGGTGGAAGTACGGTATGTTTAATGAATTACACACttggattattatttatttttacgtcgcggcctattgcgccgttaggttTTTTCCCTgcacgtggaatgtgtgcctccattccagagacaatcaccacaCACAGAGGGCtctctttcctggaagcagtgatcattccacgggaaatcggaaaagtgcatcctcaggtcttcccaccgagctgaagcaaaatgccagaaacatcgacTTTtctgtgggtccagaggctgtacaggagcgataggacaggatacagaaataaggttgtgatcggaggagcccaacggagagaacagtttgacagagtaagcagaagggttagaggtaaggaagaggtctatagtctatcgatttttaacttgagcccttgggagCGACTCcgggattccccacgagaccgcgctggtgccacatcactccaatactctcctcagagagtctctctctctctctctctctctctctctctctctctctctctctctctctctctctcttgcatggcTGCAGGGCGCGAGTGGGATCTACTTGAGTTGTCCATTGTGGCGGAACGCTGAATGGTGTGGCGTACTGCCTgctgccaaggtccgtcaggcggcaccGTCGCATAAGCCACGTTGcaaagtgatatggaaggtttactgagtcgttgtctttccctctaatcccaggccattcataacaccatgcagtcgtattatgaaaaaatatatatatatatatatatatatatatatatatatatatatatatatatatatatatatatatatatatatatatatatttttttttttctataaatagataacgtacagactaacagtgagacagatcgccatgcaggtcatcgctagatctatAAAAATGGGGGTTTCTCCatgccaagccacagggctcaagttagagtcgatgggcCTGACTCAAGagggtcgggaatacgtgtagggtgccggaCCAACTTCTCTagatcactgaggagagcaaagttgtaggcttgctcaccaggctggtcggtgaaaaaggatgaaatccaaagctggtggtgaacattgaaatctcctaggatggagatttcagcgaagggaaagtgggtcaagatatgctccactttagagttttaGTAGTCGAAGAATTTCACATAGTTGATataattaggtgagagataaacaacacatatgtatttagtaatagaatgacaatgaagtcttagccagatggtggaaaattcagaagagtcaaggtcgtgggcacgagaacaagtgatgttgttgcgcacgtaggcgcaacatccagttttggattgaaatttaggacagaGTTAGAAGGAGGGAACACACGATAGATTACTGTCAGCAgccgccgagacctgtgtttcggtgagaaagagaaggtgaggtttagaggaggagagatggtgctccacggAATGGATATTGGtacgaagactgcgaatgttgcagaaattaataagaaagaggTCTGAGAAGTTATCAAGGCAcctttcaagtcggcagccagaaggggagtcctccctggggaatttgtggaccccccccaggcggggactccgaggctctgttaATAAAGTACGCCATTTTGTATTTGTAAAATTTGGGGAAATGGTGTGTATATTGTGTGCATGTAGTGTGATGTGGAAATAGAAAGGATCTGTCTTTATGGCGGGCACACACGGTCCGGCCTGGCCCGTCCGGCCGATAAAAGTGGGTGGGGCATCGTCGGCACATCGTGAGGCACACACACGGTGTGGCGGCCTCATGAAAAATCAACTGTCGTGCCACCGCGGCGATACCATGGAGCCGCTTCCTGAAGCTGACCTGTATcatgcaggggtgtggagtcggagtcggagtcggagtcgaggagtcgaggagtcggctacttttggccggagtcggagtcggagtcggagtcggaattggagtcagagtcagGTCGGAGTCAGAGTCGAGGTGAAttgagtcagagtcggagtcggagtcggagtcggagtcggagtcggtaaaaatatgagcgactccgactcctttacgtgctaatttttttagtaaagatttcacttcatggagattcttacaaattgggagaaattgacgttttggaagatatgtccaatcaaacagtctgcgggaatattggtatttttaatattttttcatgctttttatttgtatttcttgagGATATACCTAAGGAAGGAGGGCGGTAACATGCCGCAACAACCACCTGACAACAGATAGTACAGGTATCCTTTTGCcatattttatggtgttttgcaTGAGCTAATGTGTATATTTAATTCTATCATGGAGGATAATTGCTAATTGATATCCAaggctggtaaaaaaaaaaacaatatatatatatatatatatatatatatatatatatatatatatatatatatatatatatatcatactgtaaaaaaaaaaaaaaaaaaaaaacggagtcggagtcggagtcgcaaccttcaaatttcctggagtcggagtcggagtcgcaacatttaaatttactggagtcggagtcggagtcggagtcgcaacatttaaatttcctggagtcggagtcggagtcggagtcgcaacatttaaatttactggagtcggagtcggagtcgcaacatttaaatttactggagtcggagtcggagtcggagttttgaaaatccgactccacacccctgcctgTATGGCACCTGATCTTTTAGATGCTtcaatttttttcatctcttttctgaaGGAACTGCGCGTATTATTCAGTTTCTTTTTCACCATATCGCAGTCTGCATCtttaattttctccttcattttattgACAAGCATCTCGTATGCTGCATTTTTCATGTCTGTTTGCATATGATTTATGCCTCACATTCCATAAGCATGGCTGTCCCTTATAAAGTTCTATAAAGTCCACCCAGAACTCCTTATCTAGCCAAACGTCTGACATTTCAATTGCAGAGACCCTACGTAGTACGTGTTGCAAATGTTTACACGGCGGCTGCCAGTGACGCTGATTTCCCGCCTCAAGGCCGCGCCAAATGAGCCAAACACGCGGTGAGGCGTGAGGCCGCGCCGGAGGGATTTTCAAACACAGACCGACGGCCATCCGGCCACTTCATGAGCCCAGGCCGGAcgaaatacacccacacacacggacAGAAGGCCTTTAGCCCCGCCCACTTTGAGCCGGCCGGACGGGCCAGGCCGGATCGTGTGTGCCCGCCAAtagaaagcatgctgaactactctctggtgttgatgagacaatagggaaacggaaagcgAGGACataggaagggtctttggagagctttacggccgtattctcagtgattctcttcccccttcccgcgaggaaacgaggcttcgtggaccaaacggtatgctcagtgacgaggagtgtctttgatgcagcgcgcgaagcggcgagcgggaaagaaatgaaatacttctcttgacgaagaggaggtgaaggcccgctcttcgctaatatcttcgcacatttaatgctttattacaacatttttccatgttgctgtattattaattgggtataagaacaatttaaattttctaggccttatataaaaagtcatacaatgcgagaaacattatttttttctgtttattcaagacttcacggttcccatgataatttaagccaacactggaacgcacctccaagccagcatgcccctacccttcagactcaactattcacaacagttctcctttttaagcgtttgtagggcgtgcacttcaaaccataagcatgaagattgctgggacaaatttaaaagtgacggactgacaggtaggcttcggcctccgggcgaatgtttcacaagtctgtatgaatatgtggtgctatgtggtactccgtgctgggcttcccacagccaatctccaaactcgtgacgtcacctgtgggtggagcttagcaaagctcagcaatatagatgataccattttccacccactgataggagctctaaagctagttaaaaatatatttataagggagaaataacgaagggagaaagagatctcatggaacaggaggaaaataaagaaaataaaagcagtttattctaacgaggtctcctaagctccgcccacaggtaacgggacgatatcagagcgaagcaaacatagccacagataccaaccaattaaacccatcaatgtaaattttctgctatatatagtgtctgtcactgtatcaagcactgcttacataagtacttgccacacaatattttccattatagaaacaAAAAtttaaaatgcattaatgtttcggttttcaacgtttgtttgatttgcagtagtaccaacactacacggaaagattgttcgaagggggaagagaaactagggtttgaaaatatctcttcacggaaacacactctctaagcgacgcttcgacgaagagggaagagcttcactgaaaattccgCCGTTAGCACCCTCCACGCTTCCCATAAATACCTCACGGGGAGTAACTGATGCCcgtttcagtaggtgtcttcctacctatctacctactgtTACTGAATGCTGCGAGCTCTCTGGCTTACTAATGGCTGTACCTCTTGGCATGGATAATATTAAGCATGATCACGTACTTTACAAATAAGACAGTTTGGAAGTTAGAGAGGGTAATGGCGTTACCGTAAAGGGTTGTGTTGTCCCAGCAGAAGTGATTGAGAGCTATATGTTGAGTCCCTCCGGCAAGAGGCTCACATGGTAGGCAGATTTACAGGCAATGAAGGCCGACGTCCTCGGCGTGTCACAATGATGGGTTATGTAAGAGTTTCCCGCTGCATAGGCAGAAGGACTGGAAAGATAATACACATAACAGTTTAGTCTAATTCGCAGTAAGTGAATTACTATGAACAAATTCAGATTTTTGTAAGAATTTGTTTCAtttaaaattaataaaaacatcTCTAACATGGCTTAATTTGCACTCACAGACCTAAGCTACAACCTGCAAAACAGCGACTGTGTGAACATAGGTAAAAGTTGTAAGAACAACACGCCCCTTGAAAAAGATGGGCCACCCATATCACGGAGTACTACCATTGAAGTCATGAATGACTGAGCAGGTGTTACTGAAATACAAAAACAGCGTAGTGAAGTCTTCAGACGCTTGAAATGCACAGAAAAGAAACATTTAATATCACATTTGAAACTTTTCTGAAGGTTTGCTTCAATACATTTGTAGGCCCACAATGAGGTTAATTAATAGAAACGATTCTTGTAACGACCTAATTTGACAGGCCAGTAGGTGCCGTGTCGTGGAGGGGAAGAGGCACGGCAGGAGAGGGAACAGCCGGCCTCTGTTTGGGCGCGGTAACCTCCTGTTTTGTATACAAGTACCGAATCCTAATGCTGGGCTGGTTAGGTTTGCAAGCGTTCCATGTTCACCAAACTATAATACTCAAGATATCTTATATTAACAACTAAGGGTTCTGTCAGGTTCATGATGGTCTCGAGCAACATGAATGGAGTACTCCTCGACTTCCTTCCACGGGCGTCGGTTGAGGCTGAACAATGGGCGGTATGTTTAGCGTAGAGGGATGAGATGCATCAGCTGGTTGGGGTACCCTGTCGAGCCGTCCTGGCTCAGCCATAGCAGAGGGCACTCCACACCACCACTCACCAGCCTCCCACTTCACTCCTCCCTCCGCCCCGAGCCTCAAGAGGGGAAGCGAGCGAGGCGTGCCAGAAGTTGCCTGACGTCCTTGTCGTGTGGCCCTGATCGTTAACGGCCTCATCGTGACCTCATCTTTCCTGCATTACAGACACCCTCAGCCTGCGTGTGCCCCAAGGTATGTGTGGCTGCCAGAGCTTTAAGTGAACTGATGTTTTGAAGAGACGTCAAGGATGCGTCATCTCTTGGACGCTGGGGTTCGTGCATGTGGGCGTGAATGGCCTCTAGACTTCGATCTCCACAGCTCCCTCCCAGCCAGTGTCATGCTAAATGATAATTCATGAAATACTATTATTTTATATCTTAAGAAAGTATCAGTGAAGAAACTGTTATAAGGTAGAAGTAGCAGTCGTGAAACTGTGCTTTGAGACAATGATTTCGCTCCTGTCCGTGGTGTCAGTAAGGCGCCGCCTGTCGGCTGCTGACGTCGTATTCAAACACCACGACAGGAATATTTGGTCGGGCCGCCCTGTGAGCCTCCTGAGCAGCGCATCCGAGGGGGACTGGGGTACTACGCCATGGCTCGAACCCATTTTCCCCTACTTGCTTTGTTTTACTTCACCTTCCGTTAGAAATGAATACCCAGAAATTATTTCCTTAGGGCCATGCCTTGTCACTCGCGAGAATATAAGCCATCCTTACATCGTGAAGATACATACGCCACTGGTCTTCCCACTTGTCTTCCCTTATtgttctttccctcatctctgaCCTTTTTCCAACGTCAGTGTTTCACACAAAATAGAAGAACAGCATCTCATACATGCGTATACTTGGGAAGGATAAATTTCTACAACGGATATTTTGAAGTGTTCAGCCGCAGGGGTCGTGGAGTCACTGTCACAGCACCGCAGGGGACGACCTAGACCCACCAAAGACACGTTCCCTGCTCTAGCGTCTCGTTCGTTAGTCAGAAAACTGTCCTAGACCTGGTCATTGGTTGAGCCTTCGACACATCAAGGAAACCAGGAGCCTGGACGAAAATGACGTCATGAAAGGCACTAAGCGGCGACCCCTTGACCTTTAGGAGTGCATGGGTGGGAGGTCGTCGGATCATAAACTCTGTCACCTTCCCCCTCGCTCCTTCCCCCGCTCCACCACTCCACCTCCCGTGGCGCTTCTCGCGTTGCCTTGTCAGGTAACGAGTGACCCTTTACCTTGGAGTGACCGTTGAAAAATTTGCTTTCCTTTTCAGCCATGTAAATAACTCTTATCTGCGTGACTTTTAGCATCACATCATGTGTGTGGGTGGCTGATTATGATGGGTAGTACATGTGCAGCGGTACTGGTAaatttgatgatgataataataataataataataataataataataataataataataataataataataatagcaacaacaacaatgataatgataatgataataacaataatgataataatagtagtaataataataataataataataataataataataataataataataataatataatgactatttacttattgttttttttacatccccgcctatagcgccagtaggctttcttcaggggccagacgGTCGGCCTGCCCGTCGTGGCGTTATGCTGGCTCATGCCGCcccgaactcattcttgattcactggacggtttcttctagagtccgggttgataggtggtcttctggacagcatgtgggtagtcttagccactcggcggtgactgaaaaccccTCAGGTGGTAGCGTCAGGATTCGAAATGACGTTgcccatggcgtggtgaatgtgagcccagcacgctaaccactcaggcaCCGcctagttgttgttattgttgaaaaTACACGAGTCCGTATTCCACTGCATCTGCTTATTACCAGTCGTAATAGATTGGTCTAAAACAACTATGTGGAGCCTAATCGGTTTCTCTTTGCATCTTTATGATCAAACAAAACCATCCAAATTCAACGGTCTTTCAGTTCACGAAGTGTCATATGTTACCTATCACACCACGGACACTAAAATTATGTCTATAAAATGTGCAGCATTTAATTCGTTAGATTTTTACTCCAAGTCgtgattatatgtatatattcTATTACTTTATATTAGCCGTTCATTACACGCTTGCTGGGTATAATGTAATAACTaaaatatatatctctctctctctctctgtttacttttCCGTCACCGGTGTTTTGCAGGGCAGCTTCTCGCGCGGAGGATGGCCCGTCACGTGCTGCCGCTGGTGCTGCTTGTTGTGGCTCTGGTGGTGCGGCTCATTCTGTCCGCGCCTCTCCACGAGCCCGACCGCGACATGACCCAGGTGAGGGCTCTTCATAGCACCTCAACAGGTGTCCTAAGACTACGTCGTATTACCGAGCCCCATTAATTTATTGACTAACCCTATAGCTGGTATTTAGTCCATTAAGTTAGTTACCTAGCCCCTATAAATTAACCTAGTCCAACTAAATTTGTAGTTTAGCCCAGTTAAGATAGTATCCTAACCCCATTAAATTATTAACCAAGCCCACTTAATTGATAATATAGCCCCATCAAAGTGGCAACCTAACCCCACTAGAATATTAATCTAGCCCCACTAAATTGTAAACCTAGCCCCACTTAACTGTTAACCCAGCCCCACTAAATTGTAAACCTAGCCCCACTAAACTGTTAACCTAGCCCCATTAAACTGTTAACCTAGCCCCACTAAACTGTTAACTCAGCCCCACTAAACTGTTAACCAAGCTCCACTAAACTGTTAACCTAGCCCCACTAAACTGTTAACCTAGCCCCATTAAACTGTTAACCTAGCCCCACTAAACTGTTAACCTAGCCCCACTAAATTGTAAACCTAGCCCCACTTAACTGTTAACCTAGCCCCACTAAACTGTTAACCTAGCCCCACTAAACTGTTAACCAAGCTCCACTAAACTGTTAACCTACCCCCACTAAATTGTAAACCTAGCCCCACTAAACTGTTAACTCAATTTCACTAAATTAAACCTAGCCCCACTAAACTGTTAACCTAGCCCCACTAAACTGTTAACCTAGCCCCACTAAACTGTTAACCCAGCCCCACCTAAATTGTTAACCTAGCCCCACTAAACTGTTAACCAAGCTCCACTCAAACTGTTAACCTACTCCCCACTAAATCGTGTGTAAACCTAGCTCCCACTCAAACTGTTAGCCCCACTGTAAACCTAGCCCCACTTAACTGTTAACCTAGCCCCACTAAACTGTTAGTTTTCCTAGCCCCACTAAACTGTTAACCTAGCCCTCAACCAAACTGTTAACCTCAGCCCCACTAAATTGTTAACCTAGCCCCACTCAAACTGTCAACCTAACCCCACTAAACTGTTAACCAAGCTCCACCACTAAACTGTTAACCTAGCTCCCACTCAAATTGTTAGCCCAGGCCCCCACTAAACTGTTGCCAACCTAGCCTCCCACTAAACTGTTAACCTAGCCCACTAAACTGTTGCCAACCAAGCTCCACTTCCAAACTGTTAACCTCCCACTCAAACTGTTAACCTAGCCTCACTCAAACTGTGTTAACTCTAGCCCCACCACCCACAACCTAGCCCCACTCAAACTGTTAACCTAGCCCCACTAAACTGTTAACCCAGCCCCACTAAATTGTTAACCTAGTCCCCACAAACAGCCTCACCACTAACCCCAAACTAATAACCCAGCTTCACTAAACTAGCATCCCAGCTCCTGCACACAAAATTATCAACTAGCTGTGGTGAGTGGTTAGCAGTACGCCCACAGAGCTACGGATCCATGGGCTCAGGTAAATATATGccagggaaacctggggaaggtaactgTGATTATCTGGATGTGTGTTTTCCCCATCACCCAGGCTCACAAGcgggagatgaacactgaggcaaCGTGCAGCTTATCTTTTACTAAGTTCGTAATTTCACCTTGTCAATAAATTAATAACCTGACCCCTCTAAATTAGAAATTTGTCAAATAAATTTGTAACCATACCCCATTAAATTGTCACCTTAAGCCTCACGGAATTATTAACATAGTCTCACTAAGTTATTAACCTTgcaccactttttttttacctagcctCATTGAACTGAATTGAATTAGTGACccccaccctacacacacacacgattgcaGCATCTATGTTTACGGGATCTGCCAACATAACGGGGGAGCAATGGACATAAACATATTCAAGAAAATTATGATATTTATtcataattattttgtttattgttgATTTTCCCTGAGGACTTAAGATTTACTGAATCTAACTCTATTCTTTTTGATTTTATGCTTCTATGGAAATTAAAATGTTCTTCTTTTCTACATTTATGAAAAAGTTTGATACA is a window from the Eriocheir sinensis breed Jianghai 21 unplaced genomic scaffold, ASM2467909v1 Scaffold1129, whole genome shotgun sequence genome containing:
- the LOC126989301 gene encoding facilitated trehalose transporter Tret1-2 homolog, with amino-acid sequence MKCARHHHLYKEDVQRMSILTVLLKKCVGALAIQRTVNSLYMSGVLESYRGESARRCPQRLSCSRGMSIVRIQGSRMASPPEDFEDFPGSNTSWPSPALSDIAVNNSTWLGTDITLTAAQKDMTGSLVSLGCLLGAWCVGAVGTRLGRRLCLQFTAIPLLVGSIALSLSTNVYVMLGARLLQGFGSGSSSAAGTLYVVEVADTSVRGAMTTVCTLAIVLGGLFVVGVGCVLHWYHLALVCAIPPIILLIGTFFLPKSPAILLVRGKRLEAVRTLRRLRGPYANLQSEIQMLEMKNSSQTTDWKKILNRRTAKRLAVVVMLFAFQHFCGNYVFIVHTARILEKVGAPWDPDMGTVLVTAVRLAGTMVSIFLVDRMGRRSCLVASHAIASASLVMLGTYVYLAEGAPDENTSFSSLGWVPLLCVVTAVFGIFLGAHPVPYCLAAEYFPTSIRSQTFSICYSAAMLFSFLVLQVYSPMQDALTHPGLYWFYSASSCLAVAFTLIFVEETKGKNIG